A region from the Meleagris gallopavo isolate NT-WF06-2002-E0010 breed Aviagen turkey brand Nicholas breeding stock unplaced genomic scaffold, Turkey_5.1 ChrUn_random_7180001957605, whole genome shotgun sequence genome encodes:
- the SPACA6 gene encoding sperm acrosome membrane-associated protein 6 isoform X4, giving the protein MPVLCSGTMEQRWVPLLLLLVPWLPGLHSCLLCFGPPIQWARLCREMARSSQDSQHQHCLEALAEAAVPLAPVTVGAGQSEALRKIVMDALHLLEKQKDKTPACIPPCGHQPAARIFQCSTCRLVDCQFPVDCPVQDVWVHEDEAVTLRCDVPFAVPPELQVTWMFAKDIRTQDLALFEELQRGAGEPPGLTVQDPTLGTIACRLGAASETLARNVGRKRGGRAGAPGPVQSCAALAPGQSPPAPHHIPAAGIGPWLRRARAAAAAAAVSAPDLPHSPFPQLGSLTDLHQGLLAMLPKIFGASQTPVTPGHPMDTRAPKGVWIHVDLHQDLSPEGRNISSCSSCIVHGV; this is encoded by the exons AtgccagtgctgtgctctgggacCATGGAGCAGCGGTGGGtgcccctcctgctgctcctggtgcCCTGGCTTCCGGGGCTGCActcctgcctgctctgctttgggCCCCCCATTCAGTGGGCCCGGCTCTGCCGTGAGATGGCCAGGAGCTCTCAGGActcccagcaccagcactgcctgGAGGCCCTCGCAGAGGCTGCTGTGCCACTTGCCCCCGTCACTGTGG GGGCAGGGCAGAGCGAAGCACTGCGGAAGATCGTCATGGATGCCTTGCATTTactggagaagcagaaggaCAAGA CTCCTGCCTGCATCCCCCCCTGCG GGCACCAGCCGGCCGCCCGCATCTTCCAGTGCTCAACCTGCCGCCTCGTGGACTGCCAGTTCCCTGTAGACTGTCCAG TTCAGGACGTGTGGGTCCACGAGGACGAAGCCGTCACGCTGCGCTGCGACGTGCCCTTCGCCGTCCCTCCCGAGCTGCAGGTTACGTGGATGTTTGCCAAGGAC ATACGCACGCAGGACCTGGCGCTGtttgaggagctgcagaggggCGCTGGGGAACCGCCCGGCCTGACCGTGCAGGACCCCACTCTGGGAACCATCGCCTGTCGCCTGGGGGCCGCCTCTGAGACCCTGGCCCGCAA TGTCGGGAGGAAGCGTGGAGGCCGAGCAGGGGCTCCAGGCCCGGttcagagctgtgctgcgcTGGCCCCGGGGCAGAGCCCCCCTGCACCTCaccacatccctgcagctggGATTGGTCCTTGGCTTCGTCGGGctcgtgctgctgctgctgctgctgctgtgagcgCTCCTGACCTGCCGCACTCACCGTTCCCGCAGCTGGGGTCCCTCACAGACCTGCATCAG GGCCTCCTGGCGATGCTGCCGAAAATCTTCGGAGCCTCCCAGACCCCAGTGACTCCCGGGCACCCCATGGACACCAGGGCCCCAAAGGGAGTGTGGATTCATGTGGACTTACACCAGGATCTTTCCCCCGAGGGCCGAaacatcagcagctgctcatCGTGCATTGTCCATGGGGTGTAG
- the SPACA6 gene encoding sperm acrosome membrane-associated protein 6 isoform X3: MPVLCSGTMEQRWVPLLLLLVPWLPGLHSCLLCFGPPIQWARLCREMARSSQDSQHQHCLEALAEAAVPLAPVTVGAGQSEALRKIVMDALHLLEKQKDKKPFEVSLREAIQIIWVKLSQLEQAPACIPPCGHQPAARIFQCSTCRLVDCQFPVDCPVQDVWVHEDEAVTLRCDVPFAVPPELQVTWMFAKDIRTQDLALFEELQRGAGEPPGLTVQDPTLGTIACRLGAASETLARNVGRKRGGRAGAPGPVQSCAALAPGQSPPAPHHIPAAGIGPWLRRARAAAAAAAGLLAMLPKIFGASQTPVTPGHPMDTRAPKGVWIHVDLHQDLSPEGRNISSCSSCIVHGV, from the exons AtgccagtgctgtgctctgggacCATGGAGCAGCGGTGGGtgcccctcctgctgctcctggtgcCCTGGCTTCCGGGGCTGCActcctgcctgctctgctttgggCCCCCCATTCAGTGGGCCCGGCTCTGCCGTGAGATGGCCAGGAGCTCTCAGGActcccagcaccagcactgcctgGAGGCCCTCGCAGAGGCTGCTGTGCCACTTGCCCCCGTCACTGTGG GGGCAGGGCAGAGCGAAGCACTGCGGAAGATCGTCATGGATGCCTTGCATTTactggagaagcagaaggaCAAGA AGCCTTTTGAGGTGTCTCTGCGGGAAGCCATCCAAATTATTTGGGTGAAGCTGAGCCAGTTGGAGCAAG CTCCTGCCTGCATCCCCCCCTGCG GGCACCAGCCGGCCGCCCGCATCTTCCAGTGCTCAACCTGCCGCCTCGTGGACTGCCAGTTCCCTGTAGACTGTCCAG TTCAGGACGTGTGGGTCCACGAGGACGAAGCCGTCACGCTGCGCTGCGACGTGCCCTTCGCCGTCCCTCCCGAGCTGCAGGTTACGTGGATGTTTGCCAAGGAC ATACGCACGCAGGACCTGGCGCTGtttgaggagctgcagaggggCGCTGGGGAACCGCCCGGCCTGACCGTGCAGGACCCCACTCTGGGAACCATCGCCTGTCGCCTGGGGGCCGCCTCTGAGACCCTGGCCCGCAA TGTCGGGAGGAAGCGTGGAGGCCGAGCAGGGGCTCCAGGCCCGGttcagagctgtgctgcgcTGGCCCCGGGGCAGAGCCCCCCTGCACCTCaccacatccctgcagctggGATTGGTCCTTGGCTTCGTCGGGctcgtgctgctgctgctgctgctgct GGCCTCCTGGCGATGCTGCCGAAAATCTTCGGAGCCTCCCAGACCCCAGTGACTCCCGGGCACCCCATGGACACCAGGGCCCCAAAGGGAGTGTGGATTCATGTGGACTTACACCAGGATCTTTCCCCCGAGGGCCGAaacatcagcagctgctcatCGTGCATTGTCCATGGGGTGTAG
- the NAA38 gene encoding LOW QUALITY PROTEIN: N-alpha-acetyltransferase 38, NatC auxiliary subunit (The sequence of the model RefSeq protein was modified relative to this genomic sequence to represent the inferred CDS: inserted 1 base in 1 codon) has protein sequence MAEPALPGGPQPRARRLAALLNRSLRVRMSDGRTLVGAFLCTDRDANIILGSAQEFLKAADAFRXSEPRVLGLAMVPGHHIVSIEVERDAAAALCS, from the exons ATGGCGGAGCCGGCG CTCCCCGGGGGGCCGCAGCCCCGCGCCCGGCGCCTGGCGGCGCTGCTGAACCGCAGCCTGCGGGTGCGCATGTCGGACGGGCGCACACTGGTGGGAGCCTTCCTCTGCACCGACCGCGACGCCAACATCATCCTCGGCTCCGCGCAGGAGTTCCTGAAGGCTGCGG aTGCGTTCC GCAGCGAGCCGCGTGTGCTGGGCCTGGCCATGGTGCCTGGGCACCACATTGTGTCCATCGAGGTGGAGCGCGACGCTGCTGCCGCCCTGTGCTCCTGA
- the SPACA6 gene encoding sperm acrosome membrane-associated protein 6 isoform X6 produces the protein MPVLCSGTMEQRWVPLLLLLVPWLPGLHSCLLCFGPPIQWARLCREMARSSQDSQHQHCLEALAEAAVPLAPVTVGAGQSEALRKIVMDALHLLEKQKDKKPFEVSLREAIQIIWVKLSQLEQAPACIPPCGHQPAARIFQCSTCRLVDCQFPVDCPVQDVWVHEDEAVTLRCDVPFAVPPELQVTWMFAKDIRTQDLALFEELQRGAGEPPGLTVQDPTLGTIACRLGAASETLARKYFYLNGPPGDAAENLRSLPDPSDSRAPHGHQGPKGSVDSCGLTPGSFPRGPKHQQLLIVHCPWGVAETPGSLR, from the exons AtgccagtgctgtgctctgggacCATGGAGCAGCGGTGGGtgcccctcctgctgctcctggtgcCCTGGCTTCCGGGGCTGCActcctgcctgctctgctttgggCCCCCCATTCAGTGGGCCCGGCTCTGCCGTGAGATGGCCAGGAGCTCTCAGGActcccagcaccagcactgcctgGAGGCCCTCGCAGAGGCTGCTGTGCCACTTGCCCCCGTCACTGTGG GGGCAGGGCAGAGCGAAGCACTGCGGAAGATCGTCATGGATGCCTTGCATTTactggagaagcagaaggaCAAGA AGCCTTTTGAGGTGTCTCTGCGGGAAGCCATCCAAATTATTTGGGTGAAGCTGAGCCAGTTGGAGCAAG CTCCTGCCTGCATCCCCCCCTGCG GGCACCAGCCGGCCGCCCGCATCTTCCAGTGCTCAACCTGCCGCCTCGTGGACTGCCAGTTCCCTGTAGACTGTCCAG TTCAGGACGTGTGGGTCCACGAGGACGAAGCCGTCACGCTGCGCTGCGACGTGCCCTTCGCCGTCCCTCCCGAGCTGCAGGTTACGTGGATGTTTGCCAAGGAC ATACGCACGCAGGACCTGGCGCTGtttgaggagctgcagaggggCGCTGGGGAACCGCCCGGCCTGACCGTGCAGGACCCCACTCTGGGAACCATCGCCTGTCGCCTGGGGGCCGCCTCTGAGACCCTGGCCCGCAAGTACTTCTACCTCAACG GGCCTCCTGGCGATGCTGCCGAAAATCTTCGGAGCCTCCCAGACCCCAGTGACTCCCGGGCACCCCATGGACACCAGGGCCCCAAAGGGAGTGTGGATTCATGTGGACTTACACCAGGATCTTTCCCCCGAGGGCCGAaacatcagcagctgctcatCGTGCATTGTCCATGGGGTGTAGCGGAGACTCCCGGGTCCTTACGCTGA
- the SPACA6 gene encoding sperm acrosome membrane-associated protein 6 isoform X2 encodes MPVLCSGTMEQRWVPLLLLLVPWLPGLHSCLLCFGPPIQWARLCREMARSSQDSQHQHCLEALAEAAVPLAPVTVGAGQSEALRKIVMDALHLLEKQKDKKPFEVSLREAIQIIWVKLSQLEQGHQPAARIFQCSTCRLVDCQFPVDCPVQDVWVHEDEAVTLRCDVPFAVPPELQVTWMFAKDIRTQDLALFEELQRGAGEPPGLTVQDPTLGTIACRLGAASETLARNVGRKRGGRAGAPGPVQSCAALAPGQSPPAPHHIPAAGIGPWLRRARAAAAAAAVSAPDLPHSPFPQLGSLTDLHQGLLAMLPKIFGASQTPVTPGHPMDTRAPKGVWIHVDLHQDLSPEGRNISSCSSCIVHGV; translated from the exons AtgccagtgctgtgctctgggacCATGGAGCAGCGGTGGGtgcccctcctgctgctcctggtgcCCTGGCTTCCGGGGCTGCActcctgcctgctctgctttgggCCCCCCATTCAGTGGGCCCGGCTCTGCCGTGAGATGGCCAGGAGCTCTCAGGActcccagcaccagcactgcctgGAGGCCCTCGCAGAGGCTGCTGTGCCACTTGCCCCCGTCACTGTGG GGGCAGGGCAGAGCGAAGCACTGCGGAAGATCGTCATGGATGCCTTGCATTTactggagaagcagaaggaCAAGA AGCCTTTTGAGGTGTCTCTGCGGGAAGCCATCCAAATTATTTGGGTGAAGCTGAGCCAGTTGGAGCAAG GGCACCAGCCGGCCGCCCGCATCTTCCAGTGCTCAACCTGCCGCCTCGTGGACTGCCAGTTCCCTGTAGACTGTCCAG TTCAGGACGTGTGGGTCCACGAGGACGAAGCCGTCACGCTGCGCTGCGACGTGCCCTTCGCCGTCCCTCCCGAGCTGCAGGTTACGTGGATGTTTGCCAAGGAC ATACGCACGCAGGACCTGGCGCTGtttgaggagctgcagaggggCGCTGGGGAACCGCCCGGCCTGACCGTGCAGGACCCCACTCTGGGAACCATCGCCTGTCGCCTGGGGGCCGCCTCTGAGACCCTGGCCCGCAA TGTCGGGAGGAAGCGTGGAGGCCGAGCAGGGGCTCCAGGCCCGGttcagagctgtgctgcgcTGGCCCCGGGGCAGAGCCCCCCTGCACCTCaccacatccctgcagctggGATTGGTCCTTGGCTTCGTCGGGctcgtgctgctgctgctgctgctgctgtgagcgCTCCTGACCTGCCGCACTCACCGTTCCCGCAGCTGGGGTCCCTCACAGACCTGCATCAG GGCCTCCTGGCGATGCTGCCGAAAATCTTCGGAGCCTCCCAGACCCCAGTGACTCCCGGGCACCCCATGGACACCAGGGCCCCAAAGGGAGTGTGGATTCATGTGGACTTACACCAGGATCTTTCCCCCGAGGGCCGAaacatcagcagctgctcatCGTGCATTGTCCATGGGGTGTAG
- the SPACA6 gene encoding sperm acrosome membrane-associated protein 6 isoform X1, translated as MPVLCSGTMEQRWVPLLLLLVPWLPGLHSCLLCFGPPIQWARLCREMARSSQDSQHQHCLEALAEAAVPLAPVTVGAGQSEALRKIVMDALHLLEKQKDKKPFEVSLREAIQIIWVKLSQLEQAPACIPPCGHQPAARIFQCSTCRLVDCQFPVDCPVQDVWVHEDEAVTLRCDVPFAVPPELQVTWMFAKDIRTQDLALFEELQRGAGEPPGLTVQDPTLGTIACRLGAASETLARNVGRKRGGRAGAPGPVQSCAALAPGQSPPAPHHIPAAGIGPWLRRARAAAAAAAVSAPDLPHSPFPQLGSLTDLHQGLLAMLPKIFGASQTPVTPGHPMDTRAPKGVWIHVDLHQDLSPEGRNISSCSSCIVHGV; from the exons AtgccagtgctgtgctctgggacCATGGAGCAGCGGTGGGtgcccctcctgctgctcctggtgcCCTGGCTTCCGGGGCTGCActcctgcctgctctgctttgggCCCCCCATTCAGTGGGCCCGGCTCTGCCGTGAGATGGCCAGGAGCTCTCAGGActcccagcaccagcactgcctgGAGGCCCTCGCAGAGGCTGCTGTGCCACTTGCCCCCGTCACTGTGG GGGCAGGGCAGAGCGAAGCACTGCGGAAGATCGTCATGGATGCCTTGCATTTactggagaagcagaaggaCAAGA AGCCTTTTGAGGTGTCTCTGCGGGAAGCCATCCAAATTATTTGGGTGAAGCTGAGCCAGTTGGAGCAAG CTCCTGCCTGCATCCCCCCCTGCG GGCACCAGCCGGCCGCCCGCATCTTCCAGTGCTCAACCTGCCGCCTCGTGGACTGCCAGTTCCCTGTAGACTGTCCAG TTCAGGACGTGTGGGTCCACGAGGACGAAGCCGTCACGCTGCGCTGCGACGTGCCCTTCGCCGTCCCTCCCGAGCTGCAGGTTACGTGGATGTTTGCCAAGGAC ATACGCACGCAGGACCTGGCGCTGtttgaggagctgcagaggggCGCTGGGGAACCGCCCGGCCTGACCGTGCAGGACCCCACTCTGGGAACCATCGCCTGTCGCCTGGGGGCCGCCTCTGAGACCCTGGCCCGCAA TGTCGGGAGGAAGCGTGGAGGCCGAGCAGGGGCTCCAGGCCCGGttcagagctgtgctgcgcTGGCCCCGGGGCAGAGCCCCCCTGCACCTCaccacatccctgcagctggGATTGGTCCTTGGCTTCGTCGGGctcgtgctgctgctgctgctgctgctgtgagcgCTCCTGACCTGCCGCACTCACCGTTCCCGCAGCTGGGGTCCCTCACAGACCTGCATCAG GGCCTCCTGGCGATGCTGCCGAAAATCTTCGGAGCCTCCCAGACCCCAGTGACTCCCGGGCACCCCATGGACACCAGGGCCCCAAAGGGAGTGTGGATTCATGTGGACTTACACCAGGATCTTTCCCCCGAGGGCCGAaacatcagcagctgctcatCGTGCATTGTCCATGGGGTGTAG
- the SPACA6 gene encoding sperm acrosome membrane-associated protein 6 isoform X5 yields the protein MPVLCSGTMEQRWVPLLLLLVPWLPGLHSCLLCFGPPIQWARLCREMARSSQDSQHQHCLEALAEAAVPLAPVTVGAGQSEALRKIVMDALHLLEKQKDKKPFEVSLREAIQIIWVKLSQLEQAPACIPPCGHQPAARIFQCSTCRLVDCQFPVDCPVQDVWVHEDEAVTLRCDVPFAVPPELQVTWMFAKDIRTQDLALFEELQRGAGEPPGLTVQDPTLGTIACRLGAASETLARKYFYLNVSGGSVEAEQGLQARFRAVLRWPRGRAPLHLTTSLQLGLVLGFVGLVLLLLLLLASWRCCRKSSEPPRPQ from the exons AtgccagtgctgtgctctgggacCATGGAGCAGCGGTGGGtgcccctcctgctgctcctggtgcCCTGGCTTCCGGGGCTGCActcctgcctgctctgctttgggCCCCCCATTCAGTGGGCCCGGCTCTGCCGTGAGATGGCCAGGAGCTCTCAGGActcccagcaccagcactgcctgGAGGCCCTCGCAGAGGCTGCTGTGCCACTTGCCCCCGTCACTGTGG GGGCAGGGCAGAGCGAAGCACTGCGGAAGATCGTCATGGATGCCTTGCATTTactggagaagcagaaggaCAAGA AGCCTTTTGAGGTGTCTCTGCGGGAAGCCATCCAAATTATTTGGGTGAAGCTGAGCCAGTTGGAGCAAG CTCCTGCCTGCATCCCCCCCTGCG GGCACCAGCCGGCCGCCCGCATCTTCCAGTGCTCAACCTGCCGCCTCGTGGACTGCCAGTTCCCTGTAGACTGTCCAG TTCAGGACGTGTGGGTCCACGAGGACGAAGCCGTCACGCTGCGCTGCGACGTGCCCTTCGCCGTCCCTCCCGAGCTGCAGGTTACGTGGATGTTTGCCAAGGAC ATACGCACGCAGGACCTGGCGCTGtttgaggagctgcagaggggCGCTGGGGAACCGCCCGGCCTGACCGTGCAGGACCCCACTCTGGGAACCATCGCCTGTCGCCTGGGGGCCGCCTCTGAGACCCTGGCCCGCAAGTACTTCTACCTCAACG TGTCGGGAGGAAGCGTGGAGGCCGAGCAGGGGCTCCAGGCCCGGttcagagctgtgctgcgcTGGCCCCGGGGCAGAGCCCCCCTGCACCTCaccacatccctgcagctggGATTGGTCCTTGGCTTCGTCGGGctcgtgctgctgctgctgctgctgct GGCCTCCTGGCGATGCTGCCGAAAATCTTCGGAGCCTCCCAGACCCCAGTGA
- the SPACA6 gene encoding sperm acrosome membrane-associated protein 6 isoform X7, with product MDICEPPEPFEVSLREAIQIIWVKLSQLEQAPACIPPCGHQPAARIFQCSTCRLVDCQFPVDCPVQDVWVHEDEAVTLRCDVPFAVPPELQVTWMFAKDIRTQDLALFEELQRGAGEPPGLTVQDPTLGTIACRLGAASETLARNVGRKRGGRAGAPGPVQSCAALAPGQSPPAPHHIPAAGIGPWLRRARAAAAAAAVSAPDLPHSPFPQLGSLTDLHQGLLAMLPKIFGASQTPVTPGHPMDTRAPKGVWIHVDLHQDLSPEGRNISSCSSCIVHGV from the exons ATGGACATCTGTGAGCCTCCAGAGCCTTTTGAGGTGTCTCTGCGGGAAGCCATCCAAATTATTTGGGTGAAGCTGAGCCAGTTGGAGCAAG CTCCTGCCTGCATCCCCCCCTGCG GGCACCAGCCGGCCGCCCGCATCTTCCAGTGCTCAACCTGCCGCCTCGTGGACTGCCAGTTCCCTGTAGACTGTCCAG TTCAGGACGTGTGGGTCCACGAGGACGAAGCCGTCACGCTGCGCTGCGACGTGCCCTTCGCCGTCCCTCCCGAGCTGCAGGTTACGTGGATGTTTGCCAAGGAC ATACGCACGCAGGACCTGGCGCTGtttgaggagctgcagaggggCGCTGGGGAACCGCCCGGCCTGACCGTGCAGGACCCCACTCTGGGAACCATCGCCTGTCGCCTGGGGGCCGCCTCTGAGACCCTGGCCCGCAA TGTCGGGAGGAAGCGTGGAGGCCGAGCAGGGGCTCCAGGCCCGGttcagagctgtgctgcgcTGGCCCCGGGGCAGAGCCCCCCTGCACCTCaccacatccctgcagctggGATTGGTCCTTGGCTTCGTCGGGctcgtgctgctgctgctgctgctgctgtgagcgCTCCTGACCTGCCGCACTCACCGTTCCCGCAGCTGGGGTCCCTCACAGACCTGCATCAG GGCCTCCTGGCGATGCTGCCGAAAATCTTCGGAGCCTCCCAGACCCCAGTGACTCCCGGGCACCCCATGGACACCAGGGCCCCAAAGGGAGTGTGGATTCATGTGGACTTACACCAGGATCTTTCCCCCGAGGGCCGAaacatcagcagctgctcatCGTGCATTGTCCATGGGGTGTAG